The genomic region ATCCTTTCTACAAGGCTTAGGTCATATTCCAGATGTGAAACAGTCTCAGACAAAGCGGGATAGAGATGCTTATTTTTTCTGAAGAATTTCAGATGATTGTTCACCGTTTCATTTAATGAAGAAATCTTTCTGAAACCTCCAATTTCCAAAACCGACTCTTCTATAGCCAGTAATCGAAGCTCAGGTTCAATACTGTCGAATCCATGATTCGGGATCGCTTCATCCTGAGTTTTGGATTTAACAAATTCGTTGGTTTGATCGAGTCCAAAAACGGTTTTCTGAAAACTCGGGTATGGTTGGATCTTAAGAGCCTTCTCTTTTCCTTGTCCTGTAATGCAAAGTTCGCTTACCTGTGCGCATACTACCGGAAATTCCAAATCATCAAGACTCCTGGAACTAATTTTTATCATATCAATTTTTCCCTACATTTGAGGTTCTACAAAGTTACTCAATTCTCATGAACGTAAGAATAGATCAAAGCTGGAAAAAAGTTCTAAATGCTGAATTTGAAAAGGACTATTTCAAGAATTTAATTCAATATGTAAAAAAAGAGTATACGGAATATAAATGTTTTCCTCCAGGCAGTGAGATTTTCGCTGCTTTTGATCATTCTACTTTTGATAATACCAGGGTAGTTATCCTGGGTCAGGATCCATATCATGGAGTAGGGCAGGCGAACGGTTTGTGTTTTTCTGTTCGTGATAATGTCCAGATTCCTCCTTCGCTAATCAATATTTTTAAGGAGATCGAGACTGATCTAAATAAACCCGCGCCTTCCAACGGAAACCTGGAAAGATGGGCAGATCAAGGCGTACTTTTATTAAAT from Christiangramia sp. OXR-203 harbors:
- the ung gene encoding uracil-DNA glycosylase, yielding MNVRIDQSWKKVLNAEFEKDYFKNLIQYVKKEYTEYKCFPPGSEIFAAFDHSTFDNTRVVILGQDPYHGVGQANGLCFSVRDNVQIPPSLINIFKEIETDLNKPAPSNGNLERWADQGVLLLNATLSVRAHQAGSHQNKGWEVFTDEVIRLISQEKENVVFMLWGGYAKKKSKLIDSSKHLILTSGHPSPLSANRGYWFGNKHFSKANKYLQSKGKNPINW